The following coding sequences are from one Eleginops maclovinus isolate JMC-PN-2008 ecotype Puerto Natales chromosome 13, JC_Emac_rtc_rv5, whole genome shotgun sequence window:
- the zgc:91944 gene encoding homeobox-containing protein 1 isoform X4 produces MRQWCVPAATPRSEPLPGRLSVSPPPPDARMECCEVEPRYTIEQIDLLQRLRLSGMTKPQILHALESLERLDSDHRPPSNCDSQPAPSNNTPAAAAPAPSSSSSSSSSLSLASATTQTSGLDGAALSPSNSYEASPPPLYPPSVAVQRSFSYDMMGEEEWDLEEKVEEYMRRDSNLVKEEIKTFLNNRRISQAIVGQVTGISQSYISQWLLQQGLEMSDSKRRAFYRWYLLERNNPGATLSMRSLVKEEPDWRTGMMSGDRASMVGGPLRLRRGSRFTWRKECQSIMESFFMENQYPDEAKREEIANACNSVIQKPGCKLSEFERVTALKVYNWFANRRKEMKRRANIAAILESHGIEVPSPSCHSNGEEGEMQEFADQVNHRFSEQEESSSHRMVEDSSSLAPAEVTALPSPPAQVLDQKEEDSKRETVDEE; encoded by the exons ATGCGACAGTGGTGTGTCCCCGCCGCGACCCCTCGCTCTGAGCCGCTCCCGGGGCGCCTGTCTGTGTCCCCTCCTCCACCAG ATGCCCGGATGGAGTGCTGCGAGGTGGAGCCGCGCTACACCATCGAGCAGATCGACCTCCTGCAGCGCCTGCGTCTCTCCGGCATGACCAAACCTCAGATCCTCCACGCGCTGGagtccctggagaggctggACTCGGACCACCGCCCGCCGTCAAACTGTGACTCCCAACCCGCCCCGTCCAACAACACCCCCGCCGCCGCCGCCCCGGCCCCGTCCTCGTCttcgtcgtcctcctcctcgctgtccCTCGCCTCGGCCACCACGCAGACCTCCGGGCTGGACGGCGCCGCGCTGTCCCCCAGCAACAGCTACGAGGCCTCCCCTCCACCCCTCTACCCGCCCAGCGTGGCGGTGCAGCGCTCCTTCAGCTACGACATGATGGGCGAGGAGGAGTGGGACCtggaggagaaggtggaggagtACATGAG GAGAGACAGCAACCTGGTGAAGGAGGAGATCAAGACGTTCCTGAACAACCGCAGGATCTCTCAGGCCATCGTAGGCCAGGTGACAG GTATCAGCCAGAGCTACATCTCCCAGTGGCTGCTGCAGCAGGGCCTGGAGATGAGCGACTCCAAGCGCAGAGCCTTCTACCGCTGGTACCTGCTGGAGAGGAACAACCCAG GGGCCACCTTATCGATGCGCTCCCTGGTGAAGGAGGAGCCTGATTGGAGGACGGGGATGATGTCAGGAGACAGAGCAAGCATGGTGGGGGGGCCGCTGAGGCTGCGCAGAGGAAGCAGGTTCACCTGGAGGAAGGAGTGCCAATCCATCATGGAGAG CTTCTTCATGGAGAACCAGTACCCGGATGaagcaaagagagaggagaTCGCTAACGCCTGCAACTCAGTCATCCAGAAACCAG GCTGCAAGCTTTCTGAGTTTGAACGTGTGACGGCATTGAAAGTGTACAACTGGTTTGCCAACCGTCGGAAGGAGATGAAGAGAAGAGCGAACATCG CTGCCATTTTGGAAAGCCATGGAATTGAGGTGCCAAGTCCCAGCTGCCACTCCAacggggaggagggagagatgcAGGAGTTCGCCGATCAGGTGAACCATCGGTTCTCAGAGCAG GAAGAGAGCTCTTCCCACAGGATGGTTGAGGACTCCTCCTCATTGGCTCCTGCAGAGGTCACCGCCCTGCCGAGCCCCCCCGCTCAGGTTCTGGATCAGAAAGAGGAGGATTCAAAAAGGGAGACTGTGGACGAAGAGTGA
- the zgc:91944 gene encoding homeobox-containing protein 1 isoform X2 has protein sequence MRQWCVPAATPRSEPLPGRLSVSPPPPDARMECCEVEPRYTIEQIDLLQRLRLSGMTKPQILHALESLERLDSDHRPPSNCDSQPAPSNNTPAAAAPAPSSSSSSSSSLSLASATTQTSGLDGAALSPSNSYEASPPPLYPPSVAVQRSFSYDMMGEEEWDLEEKVEEYMRRDSNLVKEEIKTFLNNRRISQAIVGQVTGISQSYISQWLLQQGLEMSDSKRRAFYRWYLLERNNPGLRWSESQHSVSPMSRTRGGDRDVTVAGASGSLPNPNTNLNPNPNPVWSRQRELLMHLLPWYTAAAAAAQAQPGATLSMRSLVKEEPDWRTGMMSGDRASMVGGPLRLRRGSRFTWRKECQSIMESFFMENQYPDEAKREEIANACNSVIQKPGCKLSEFERVTALKVYNWFANRRKEMKRRANIAAILESHGIEVPSPSCHSNGEEGEMQEFADQVNHRFSEQEESSSHRMVEDSSSLAPAEVTALPSPPAQVLDQKEEDSKRETVDEE, from the exons ATGCGACAGTGGTGTGTCCCCGCCGCGACCCCTCGCTCTGAGCCGCTCCCGGGGCGCCTGTCTGTGTCCCCTCCTCCACCAG ATGCCCGGATGGAGTGCTGCGAGGTGGAGCCGCGCTACACCATCGAGCAGATCGACCTCCTGCAGCGCCTGCGTCTCTCCGGCATGACCAAACCTCAGATCCTCCACGCGCTGGagtccctggagaggctggACTCGGACCACCGCCCGCCGTCAAACTGTGACTCCCAACCCGCCCCGTCCAACAACACCCCCGCCGCCGCCGCCCCGGCCCCGTCCTCGTCttcgtcgtcctcctcctcgctgtccCTCGCCTCGGCCACCACGCAGACCTCCGGGCTGGACGGCGCCGCGCTGTCCCCCAGCAACAGCTACGAGGCCTCCCCTCCACCCCTCTACCCGCCCAGCGTGGCGGTGCAGCGCTCCTTCAGCTACGACATGATGGGCGAGGAGGAGTGGGACCtggaggagaaggtggaggagtACATGAG GAGAGACAGCAACCTGGTGAAGGAGGAGATCAAGACGTTCCTGAACAACCGCAGGATCTCTCAGGCCATCGTAGGCCAGGTGACAG GTATCAGCCAGAGCTACATCTCCCAGTGGCTGCTGCAGCAGGGCCTGGAGATGAGCGACTCCAAGCGCAGAGCCTTCTACCGCTGGTACCTGCTGGAGAGGAACAACCCAG GGCTGAGGTGGAGTGAAAGCCAGCACAGCGtgagtcccatgtccaggacCAGGGGGGGGGACAGAGACGTGACGGTAGCAGGGGCAAGTGGCAGCCTCCCCAACCCCAACACCAACCTCAACCCCAACCCCAACCCCGTGTGGAGCAGGCAGAGAGAGCTGCTGATGCACCTGCTGCCGTGGTACACTGCTGCCGCCGCAGCCGCCCAGGCCCAGCCAG GGGCCACCTTATCGATGCGCTCCCTGGTGAAGGAGGAGCCTGATTGGAGGACGGGGATGATGTCAGGAGACAGAGCAAGCATGGTGGGGGGGCCGCTGAGGCTGCGCAGAGGAAGCAGGTTCACCTGGAGGAAGGAGTGCCAATCCATCATGGAGAG CTTCTTCATGGAGAACCAGTACCCGGATGaagcaaagagagaggagaTCGCTAACGCCTGCAACTCAGTCATCCAGAAACCAG GCTGCAAGCTTTCTGAGTTTGAACGTGTGACGGCATTGAAAGTGTACAACTGGTTTGCCAACCGTCGGAAGGAGATGAAGAGAAGAGCGAACATCG CTGCCATTTTGGAAAGCCATGGAATTGAGGTGCCAAGTCCCAGCTGCCACTCCAacggggaggagggagagatgcAGGAGTTCGCCGATCAGGTGAACCATCGGTTCTCAGAGCAG GAAGAGAGCTCTTCCCACAGGATGGTTGAGGACTCCTCCTCATTGGCTCCTGCAGAGGTCACCGCCCTGCCGAGCCCCCCCGCTCAGGTTCTGGATCAGAAAGAGGAGGATTCAAAAAGGGAGACTGTGGACGAAGAGTGA
- the zgc:91944 gene encoding homeobox-containing protein 1 isoform X1 has product MRQWCVPAATPRSEPLPGRLSVSPPPPDARMECCEVEPRYTIEQIDLLQRLRLSGMTKPQILHALESLERLDSDHRPPSNCDSQPAPSNNTPAAAAPAPSSSSSSSSSLSLASATTQTSGLDGAALSPSNSYEASPPPLYPPSVAVQRSFSYDMMGEEEWDLEEKVEEYMRRDSNLVKEEIKTFLNNRRISQAIVGQVTGISQSYISQWLLQQGLEMSDSKRRAFYRWYLLERNNPGLRWSESQHSVSPMSRTRGGDRDVTVAGASGSLPNPNTNLNPNPNPVWSRQRELLMHLLPWYTAAAAAAQAQPGATLSMRSLVKEEPDWRTGMMSGDRASMVGGPLRLRRGSRFTWRKECQSIMESFFMENQYPDEAKREEIANACNSVIQKPGCKLSEFERVTALKVYNWFANRRKEMKRRANIEAAILESHGIEVPSPSCHSNGEEGEMQEFADQVNHRFSEQEESSSHRMVEDSSSLAPAEVTALPSPPAQVLDQKEEDSKRETVDEE; this is encoded by the exons ATGCGACAGTGGTGTGTCCCCGCCGCGACCCCTCGCTCTGAGCCGCTCCCGGGGCGCCTGTCTGTGTCCCCTCCTCCACCAG ATGCCCGGATGGAGTGCTGCGAGGTGGAGCCGCGCTACACCATCGAGCAGATCGACCTCCTGCAGCGCCTGCGTCTCTCCGGCATGACCAAACCTCAGATCCTCCACGCGCTGGagtccctggagaggctggACTCGGACCACCGCCCGCCGTCAAACTGTGACTCCCAACCCGCCCCGTCCAACAACACCCCCGCCGCCGCCGCCCCGGCCCCGTCCTCGTCttcgtcgtcctcctcctcgctgtccCTCGCCTCGGCCACCACGCAGACCTCCGGGCTGGACGGCGCCGCGCTGTCCCCCAGCAACAGCTACGAGGCCTCCCCTCCACCCCTCTACCCGCCCAGCGTGGCGGTGCAGCGCTCCTTCAGCTACGACATGATGGGCGAGGAGGAGTGGGACCtggaggagaaggtggaggagtACATGAG GAGAGACAGCAACCTGGTGAAGGAGGAGATCAAGACGTTCCTGAACAACCGCAGGATCTCTCAGGCCATCGTAGGCCAGGTGACAG GTATCAGCCAGAGCTACATCTCCCAGTGGCTGCTGCAGCAGGGCCTGGAGATGAGCGACTCCAAGCGCAGAGCCTTCTACCGCTGGTACCTGCTGGAGAGGAACAACCCAG GGCTGAGGTGGAGTGAAAGCCAGCACAGCGtgagtcccatgtccaggacCAGGGGGGGGGACAGAGACGTGACGGTAGCAGGGGCAAGTGGCAGCCTCCCCAACCCCAACACCAACCTCAACCCCAACCCCAACCCCGTGTGGAGCAGGCAGAGAGAGCTGCTGATGCACCTGCTGCCGTGGTACACTGCTGCCGCCGCAGCCGCCCAGGCCCAGCCAG GGGCCACCTTATCGATGCGCTCCCTGGTGAAGGAGGAGCCTGATTGGAGGACGGGGATGATGTCAGGAGACAGAGCAAGCATGGTGGGGGGGCCGCTGAGGCTGCGCAGAGGAAGCAGGTTCACCTGGAGGAAGGAGTGCCAATCCATCATGGAGAG CTTCTTCATGGAGAACCAGTACCCGGATGaagcaaagagagaggagaTCGCTAACGCCTGCAACTCAGTCATCCAGAAACCAG GCTGCAAGCTTTCTGAGTTTGAACGTGTGACGGCATTGAAAGTGTACAACTGGTTTGCCAACCGTCGGAAGGAGATGAAGAGAAGAGCGAACATCG AAGCTGCCATTTTGGAAAGCCATGGAATTGAGGTGCCAAGTCCCAGCTGCCACTCCAacggggaggagggagagatgcAGGAGTTCGCCGATCAGGTGAACCATCGGTTCTCAGAGCAG GAAGAGAGCTCTTCCCACAGGATGGTTGAGGACTCCTCCTCATTGGCTCCTGCAGAGGTCACCGCCCTGCCGAGCCCCCCCGCTCAGGTTCTGGATCAGAAAGAGGAGGATTCAAAAAGGGAGACTGTGGACGAAGAGTGA
- the zgc:91944 gene encoding homeobox-containing protein 1 isoform X3: protein MRQWCVPAATPRSEPLPGRLSVSPPPPDARMECCEVEPRYTIEQIDLLQRLRLSGMTKPQILHALESLERLDSDHRPPSNCDSQPAPSNNTPAAAAPAPSSSSSSSSSLSLASATTQTSGLDGAALSPSNSYEASPPPLYPPSVAVQRSFSYDMMGEEEWDLEEKVEEYMRRDSNLVKEEIKTFLNNRRISQAIVGQVTGISQSYISQWLLQQGLEMSDSKRRAFYRWYLLERNNPGATLSMRSLVKEEPDWRTGMMSGDRASMVGGPLRLRRGSRFTWRKECQSIMESFFMENQYPDEAKREEIANACNSVIQKPGCKLSEFERVTALKVYNWFANRRKEMKRRANIEAAILESHGIEVPSPSCHSNGEEGEMQEFADQVNHRFSEQEESSSHRMVEDSSSLAPAEVTALPSPPAQVLDQKEEDSKRETVDEE, encoded by the exons ATGCGACAGTGGTGTGTCCCCGCCGCGACCCCTCGCTCTGAGCCGCTCCCGGGGCGCCTGTCTGTGTCCCCTCCTCCACCAG ATGCCCGGATGGAGTGCTGCGAGGTGGAGCCGCGCTACACCATCGAGCAGATCGACCTCCTGCAGCGCCTGCGTCTCTCCGGCATGACCAAACCTCAGATCCTCCACGCGCTGGagtccctggagaggctggACTCGGACCACCGCCCGCCGTCAAACTGTGACTCCCAACCCGCCCCGTCCAACAACACCCCCGCCGCCGCCGCCCCGGCCCCGTCCTCGTCttcgtcgtcctcctcctcgctgtccCTCGCCTCGGCCACCACGCAGACCTCCGGGCTGGACGGCGCCGCGCTGTCCCCCAGCAACAGCTACGAGGCCTCCCCTCCACCCCTCTACCCGCCCAGCGTGGCGGTGCAGCGCTCCTTCAGCTACGACATGATGGGCGAGGAGGAGTGGGACCtggaggagaaggtggaggagtACATGAG GAGAGACAGCAACCTGGTGAAGGAGGAGATCAAGACGTTCCTGAACAACCGCAGGATCTCTCAGGCCATCGTAGGCCAGGTGACAG GTATCAGCCAGAGCTACATCTCCCAGTGGCTGCTGCAGCAGGGCCTGGAGATGAGCGACTCCAAGCGCAGAGCCTTCTACCGCTGGTACCTGCTGGAGAGGAACAACCCAG GGGCCACCTTATCGATGCGCTCCCTGGTGAAGGAGGAGCCTGATTGGAGGACGGGGATGATGTCAGGAGACAGAGCAAGCATGGTGGGGGGGCCGCTGAGGCTGCGCAGAGGAAGCAGGTTCACCTGGAGGAAGGAGTGCCAATCCATCATGGAGAG CTTCTTCATGGAGAACCAGTACCCGGATGaagcaaagagagaggagaTCGCTAACGCCTGCAACTCAGTCATCCAGAAACCAG GCTGCAAGCTTTCTGAGTTTGAACGTGTGACGGCATTGAAAGTGTACAACTGGTTTGCCAACCGTCGGAAGGAGATGAAGAGAAGAGCGAACATCG AAGCTGCCATTTTGGAAAGCCATGGAATTGAGGTGCCAAGTCCCAGCTGCCACTCCAacggggaggagggagagatgcAGGAGTTCGCCGATCAGGTGAACCATCGGTTCTCAGAGCAG GAAGAGAGCTCTTCCCACAGGATGGTTGAGGACTCCTCCTCATTGGCTCCTGCAGAGGTCACCGCCCTGCCGAGCCCCCCCGCTCAGGTTCTGGATCAGAAAGAGGAGGATTCAAAAAGGGAGACTGTGGACGAAGAGTGA
- the LOC134874424 gene encoding gap junction beta-4 protein-like: MNWAFLEGLLSGVNKYSTAFGRIWLAIVFIFRLLVFLVACEKVWGDEQKDFDCNTRQPGCHNVCYDHYYPIAYTRLWALQLIFVTCPSLLVTLHVSYREERERKHRLKHGEECTPLYDHTGKKRGGLWWTYFLSLMFKISVDGVFVFLLYYIYEATFFPPLVKCNIDPCPNVVDCYIARPTEKKIFTIFMVVTSFVCIFLSFCEVFYLCGKRFWECCRAGRGSPRENSFKMVRTPTTVKENSAFKEPVTEKAKMFDSENGETSNEGSAPAYNIVVT, from the exons ATGAACTGGGCCTTCCTTGAGGGCCTCCTGAGCGGGGTCAACAAATACTCCACGGCGTTCGGTCGCATCTGGCTCGCCATCGTTTTCATCTTCAGGCTCTTGGTCTTCCTGGTGGCGTGTGAGAAGGTCTGGGGTGACGAGCAGAAGGACTTTGATTGCAACACCCGGCAGCCCGGTTGTCACAATGTCTGCTATGACCACTACTACCCCATCGCCTACACCCGGCTCTGGGCTCTCCAGCTGATCTTTGTCACCTGCCCGTCCCTTCTTGTGACGCTCCATGTGTCCTACCGGGAAGAGCGTGAGCGCAAACACCGCCTGAAGCACGGAGAAGAATGTACACCTCTGTATGATCACACTGGGAAGAAGCGAGGGGGTCTTTGGTGGACCTACTTTCTCAGCCTGATGTTTAAGATTTCAGTGGAtggtgtgtttgtctttctacTCTACTACATCTATGAGGCCACGTTTTTCCCACCGTTGGTGAAATGCAACATCGACCCATGCCCCAATGTGGTGGACTGCTACATCGCAAG GCCCACAGAGAAGAAGATATTCACTATCTTCATGGTGGTGACCAGCTTCGTGTGCATCTTCCTCAGTTTTTGCGAGGTCTTCTACCTGTGTGGGAAGAGGTTCTGGGAGTGCTGTAGAGCAGGTCGTGGTTCACCGAGAGAAAACTCCTTCAAGATGGTCAGGACTCCTACGACAGTGAAGGAGAACTCAGCTTTCAAAGAGCCGGTAACGGAGAAGGCCAAGATGTTCGATAGTGAGAACGGAGAAACTAGCAACGAGGGTTCAGCCCCAGCGTACAACATAGTAGTCACTTAA